One Strigops habroptila isolate Jane chromosome 19, bStrHab1.2.pri, whole genome shotgun sequence genomic window carries:
- the CNP gene encoding 2',3'-cyclic-nucleotide 3'-phosphodiesterase isoform X1 → MNRGFSKKSHPFLPKIFRKMSTQSAKERPESLHFPFLDDEDTISTLKESKTFFILRGLPGSGKSTLAQAIQDRYKDACKVISVDSYKITPAIRSAIPEEYSKVDEDLVDYCKRDISVIVLDDTHHERERLDQLFDIADKYRYKVIFAEPKTPWRQDCLQLKEKNQWKLSAEELKKMKPSLEKEFLPMYFGWFLSKRSSEILRKAGQAFLDELASLKAFKKESKYFASAIEDPKIKIALTSYFVKRPPGVLHCTTKYTDFGKAAGAEEYAQQEAVKASYGKGFTLSISALFITTKTVGARVELSEQQLLLWPGDADKILPTDNLPKGSRAHITLGCANGVEAVQTGLDLLEFVKLEKAGNKGDEVGEIGGGKLLYFDNGMWMLTLSKKIDVKAIFSGYYGKGKLVPTQSTNKRGSAFSSCTII, encoded by the exons ATG AACAGAGGCTTCTCCAAGAAGAGTCACCCATTCCTGcccaaaatatttagaaaaatgtctACTCAATCAGCCAAAGAACGACCCGAAAGTTTGCACTTCCCCTTCCTCGACGATGAAGACACCATCTCCACGCTCAAAGAGTCTAAAACCTTCTTTATCCTCCGAGGCCTGCCCGGCAGCGGGAAGTCCACGCTGGCCCAGGCTATCCAAGACCGGTATAAAGATGCCTGCAAGGTCATCTCTGTCGATAGCTATAAAATCACACCTGCCATTAGAAGCGCCATTCCTGAAGAGTATTCAAAGGTGGATGAGGATCTAGTTGACTATTGCAAACGAGACATCAGCGTTATCGTTTTGGATGACACTCACCACGAGAGGGAACGACTGGACCAACTCTTTGATATTGCTGACAAATACCGGTACAAAGTCATCTTCGCCGAGCCCAAAACCCCGTGGCGACAGGATTGCttgcagctgaaggaaaagaaccAATGGAAACTGTCAGCGGAAGAGCTGAAGAAGATGAAGCCGAGCTTGGAGAAGGAATTCCTACCCATGTATTTTGGGTGGTTTTTGAGCAAAAGAAGCTCGGAGATCCTGCGGAAGGCTGGCCAGGCCTTCTTAGACGAGCTTGCGAGTCTCAAGGCCTTCAAAAAGGAGAGTAAATACT TTGCTTCCGCTATCGAAGACCCCAAAATCAAAATCGCTCTCACCAGCTACTTTGTGAAGAGGCCGCCCGGGGTCCTGCACTGCACCACGAAATACACCGACTTCGGGAAGGCAGCTGGGGCCGAGGAGTACGCGCAGCAAGAA gCTGTGAAGGCTTCATACGGCAAAGGCTTCACCTTGTCCATCTCGGCCCTGTTCATCACAACAAAAACTGTGGGTGCTCGCGTGGAGCTGAGcgagcagcagctgctgctctggcctGGGGATGCCGACAAGATCCTGCCCACCGACAACCTCCCGAAGGGCAGCCGGGCCCACATCACCCTCGGCTGCGCCAACGGCGTCGAGGCCGTGCAGACCGGGCTGGATCTGCTGGAGTTCGTGAAGCTGGAAAAGGCAGGGAACAAAGGGGATGAAGTGGGGGAGATTGGAGGAGGgaaactgctgtattttgatAACGGGATGTGGATGCTCACCCTCTCGAAAAAGATCGATGTGAAGGCAATATTCTCGGGTTACTATGGGAAAGGGAAACTTGTGCCAACGCAGAGCACCAACAAACGGGGCTCTGCTTTTAGCTCTTGCACCATCATCTAG
- the CNP gene encoding 2',3'-cyclic-nucleotide 3'-phosphodiesterase isoform X2, producing MSTQSAKERPESLHFPFLDDEDTISTLKESKTFFILRGLPGSGKSTLAQAIQDRYKDACKVISVDSYKITPAIRSAIPEEYSKVDEDLVDYCKRDISVIVLDDTHHERERLDQLFDIADKYRYKVIFAEPKTPWRQDCLQLKEKNQWKLSAEELKKMKPSLEKEFLPMYFGWFLSKRSSEILRKAGQAFLDELASLKAFKKESKYFASAIEDPKIKIALTSYFVKRPPGVLHCTTKYTDFGKAAGAEEYAQQEAVKASYGKGFTLSISALFITTKTVGARVELSEQQLLLWPGDADKILPTDNLPKGSRAHITLGCANGVEAVQTGLDLLEFVKLEKAGNKGDEVGEIGGGKLLYFDNGMWMLTLSKKIDVKAIFSGYYGKGKLVPTQSTNKRGSAFSSCTII from the exons atgtctACTCAATCAGCCAAAGAACGACCCGAAAGTTTGCACTTCCCCTTCCTCGACGATGAAGACACCATCTCCACGCTCAAAGAGTCTAAAACCTTCTTTATCCTCCGAGGCCTGCCCGGCAGCGGGAAGTCCACGCTGGCCCAGGCTATCCAAGACCGGTATAAAGATGCCTGCAAGGTCATCTCTGTCGATAGCTATAAAATCACACCTGCCATTAGAAGCGCCATTCCTGAAGAGTATTCAAAGGTGGATGAGGATCTAGTTGACTATTGCAAACGAGACATCAGCGTTATCGTTTTGGATGACACTCACCACGAGAGGGAACGACTGGACCAACTCTTTGATATTGCTGACAAATACCGGTACAAAGTCATCTTCGCCGAGCCCAAAACCCCGTGGCGACAGGATTGCttgcagctgaaggaaaagaaccAATGGAAACTGTCAGCGGAAGAGCTGAAGAAGATGAAGCCGAGCTTGGAGAAGGAATTCCTACCCATGTATTTTGGGTGGTTTTTGAGCAAAAGAAGCTCGGAGATCCTGCGGAAGGCTGGCCAGGCCTTCTTAGACGAGCTTGCGAGTCTCAAGGCCTTCAAAAAGGAGAGTAAATACT TTGCTTCCGCTATCGAAGACCCCAAAATCAAAATCGCTCTCACCAGCTACTTTGTGAAGAGGCCGCCCGGGGTCCTGCACTGCACCACGAAATACACCGACTTCGGGAAGGCAGCTGGGGCCGAGGAGTACGCGCAGCAAGAA gCTGTGAAGGCTTCATACGGCAAAGGCTTCACCTTGTCCATCTCGGCCCTGTTCATCACAACAAAAACTGTGGGTGCTCGCGTGGAGCTGAGcgagcagcagctgctgctctggcctGGGGATGCCGACAAGATCCTGCCCACCGACAACCTCCCGAAGGGCAGCCGGGCCCACATCACCCTCGGCTGCGCCAACGGCGTCGAGGCCGTGCAGACCGGGCTGGATCTGCTGGAGTTCGTGAAGCTGGAAAAGGCAGGGAACAAAGGGGATGAAGTGGGGGAGATTGGAGGAGGgaaactgctgtattttgatAACGGGATGTGGATGCTCACCCTCTCGAAAAAGATCGATGTGAAGGCAATATTCTCGGGTTACTATGGGAAAGGGAAACTTGTGCCAACGCAGAGCACCAACAAACGGGGCTCTGCTTTTAGCTCTTGCACCATCATCTAG